A DNA window from Camelina sativa cultivar DH55 chromosome 17, Cs, whole genome shotgun sequence contains the following coding sequences:
- the LOC104757300 gene encoding oil body-associated protein 2C produces the protein MASSGGDDQVPPGGPVTFSTRVIDAGSTIMQRRLPVKQMNCHVSTFAIYGSDMSRQIETHHYVHRVNDEFLQCAVYASDRSDAPLIGIEYVISDRLYESLPQDEQKLWHSHAYEVKSGSWAYPRLPEVVAAPELKNMAKTYGKFWCTWQIDRGDKLPMGAPELMMSPQGVGQGVLRPELVKRRDEKYNISTDELKHKRAEIAEPEWINPMADYWKQHGKCFVLDIMTVEMNRNAQFP, from the exons ATGGCTTCGAGCGGTGGCGACGATCAGGTGCCTCCCGGAGGTCCGGTGACGTTTTCAACACGTGTGATTGATGCTGGATCGACGATCATGCAGCGGCGATTACCAGTGAAGCAAATGAACTGTCATGTCTCTACGTTCGCAATATATGGTAGCGACATGTCCCGGCAAATAGAGACTCACCACTACGTCCACCGAGTCAACGACGAGTTCCTCCAGTGCGCCGTTTACGCCTCTGATCGTTCGGATGCACCTCTCATCG gaattgAATATGTAATATCGGACCGATTATACGAAAGTCTGCCTCAAGATGAGCAAAAGCTTTGGCACTCTCATGCTTACGAGGTTAAGTCAGGCTCGTGGGCTTATCCACGATTGCCTGAGGTTGTGGCTGCTCCGGAGCTCAAGAACATGGCCAAAACGTACGGAAAGTTTTGGTGCACCTGGCAGATAGACCGAG GTGACAAGTTACCAATGGGTGCACCCGAACTGATGATGTCACCTCAGGGGGTGGGGCAAGGGGTACTAAGGCCGGAGCTGGtgaagagaagagatgagaagTACAACATTTCGACAGATGAATTGAAGCACAAGAGGGCGGAGATTGCTGAACCAGAGTGGATCAATCCGATGGCTGATTACTGGAAGCAACATGGTAAGTGTTTTGTACTTGATATCATGACTGTCGAAATGAACCGTAATGCGCAATTTCCGTGA
- the LOC104759507 gene encoding GDSL esterase/lipase At1g29670-like, with protein sequence MESYLRKCCVVFVLLSFGFSVVKAQAQAQVPCFFVFGDSLVDNGNNNGLVSFARANYFPYGIDFGGPTGRFSNGKTTVDEIAELLGFNGYIPAYNSVSGRQILSGVNYASAAAGIREETGRQLVNKSQKHFLSTLLYIGKLTSFTIIFLGGFVQALYNYGARKFALSGVGAVGCSPNALAGSRDGRTCVERINSANQIFNNKLKSLVDQLNNNHPDAKFIYINAYGIFQDMITNPARFGFRVTNAGCCGIGRNAGQITCLPGQRPCNNRNAYVFWDSFHPTEAANVIIARRSYNAQSPSDAYPMDISRLAQL encoded by the exons atggAGAGTTACCTAAGAAAATGTTGTgtagtgtttgttttgttgagcTTCGGTTTTAGTGTAGTAAAAGCACAAGCACAAGCTCAAGTTCCATGTTTCTTCGTTTTTGGTGACTCTTTAGTTGACAATGGAAACAACAACGGTCTTGTTTCTTTTGCAAGAGCCAACTACTTCCCTTACGGTATCGATTTCGGCGGCCCCACCGGCCGTTTCTCCAACGGCAAGACCACCGTTGACGAGATCG CTGAGCTACTTGGATTTAATGGCTACATTCCTGCGTATAATTCCGTGAGTGGTCGGCAAATACTCTCCGGTGTTAACTACGCATCAGCAGCTGCTGGAATCCGAGAAGAAACCGGTCGACAATTGGTaaataaatcacaaaaacacTTTCTCTCAACTCTC ttgtatATCGGTAAACTTACTAGTTTCACTATCATATTTTTGGGGGGTTTTGTTCAGGCACTATACAACTATGGGGCTCGAAAGTTTGCATTGAGCGGAGTTGGAGCAGTCGGTTGTAGTCCAAATGCGCTCGCGGGCAGCCGTGATGGTAGGACTTGCGTTGAACGCATCAACTCAGCAAATCAAATCTTCAACAACAAGCTCAAATCGCTCGTTGACCAGCTTAACAACAATCATCCAGATGCAAAGTTCATCTACATCAATGCTTATGGCATTTTCCAGGACATGATCACAAACCCCGCTAGATTTG GGTTTAGGGTGACGAACGCTGGATGTTGCGGTATCGGGAGGAATGCTGGTCAGATCACATGTTTACCGGGACAAAGACCGTGTAACAACCGAAACGCGTATGTGTTCTGGGACTCATTTCACCCAACTGAAGCTGCAAATGTGATTATCGCAAGGAGATCATACAACGCACAATCCCCTTCGGACGCTTACCCTATGGATATTTCAAGGTTGGCACAGctttga
- the LOC104757299 gene encoding GDSL esterase/lipase At1g29660 translates to MESYLRKCCLVSMFVLCLGLGFKVKAEPQVPCYFIFGDSLVDNGNNNRLTSIARADYFPYGIDFGGPTGRFSNGKTTVDVLAELLGFDNYIPPYSSVSGQQILQGVNYASAAAGIRDETGAQLGQRITFSGQVENYKNTVSQVVEILGDENTAADYLKRCIYTIGMGSNDYLNNYFMPQVYATSRQYSPEQYAEDLITRYRDQLNALYSYGARKFALVGVGAIGCSPNELAQGSPDGTTCVERINSANRIFNNKLKSLVQQLNNDHSDARFTYINAYGVFEDIIANPSAYGFTVTNAACCGVGRNGGQLTCLPGQPPCPNRNEYVFWDAFHPSDAANTVIAQRSYNAQSSSDVYPYDISQLAQL, encoded by the exons ATGGAGAGTTACTTGAGGAAATGCTGTTTAGTTTCTATGTTTGTTCTGTgtttaggtttagggtttaaggtaaAAGCAGAGCCTCAAGTTCCATGTTACTTCATCTTTGGTGATTCTTTGGTTGACAATGGAAACAACAACCGTCTTACTTCTATTGCAAGAGCCGACTATTTCCCTTATGGCATCGATTTCGGCGGCCCCACCGGCCGCTTTTCCAACGGGAAAACCACCGTCGATGTCCTCG CTGAGCTACTTGGATTCGATAACTACATTCCTCCGTATAGTTCTGTGAGTGGCCAGCAGATACTTCAAGGAGTCAACTACGCATCTGCAGCTGCTGGAATCAGAGATGAAACCGGTGCACAATTG GGACAAAGGATAACATTTAGTGGGCAAGTAGAGAACTATAAGAACACAGTGTCTCAAGTGGTGGAAATTCTTGGAGACGAGAACACTGCAGCAGATTACCTTAAGAGATGCATTTACACTATTGGGATGGGAAGCAATGACTATCTTAATAACTACTTCATGCCTCAGGTCTACGCCACTAGCAGACAGTACAGTCCCGAGCAGTATGCTGAAGATCTTATCACTCGTTACAGGGACCAGCTCAAT GCACTATACAGCTATGGAGCTAGAAAATTTGCATTGGTAGGAGTGGGAGCCATTGGATGTAGCCCGAATGAGCTCGCACAGGGCAGCCCCGACGGAACAACTTGTGTGGAACGTATCAACTCCGCTAACCGAATCTTCAACAACAAGCTCAAGTCTTTGGTCCAACAACTCAACAACGATCATTCCGATGCCAGGTTTACTTACATCAATGCATATGGCGTTTTCGAGGACATTATCGCCAATCCATCTGCCTACG ggtttacggTAACGAACGCTGCGTGTTGTGGAGTTGGAAGGAACGGAGGTCAGCTAACATGTTTACCGGGACAACCACCGTGCCCGAACCGAAATGAGTACGTGTTTTGGGATGCGTTTCATCCGTCGGATGCAGCAAACACGGTTATTGCGCAAAGATCTTACAATGCACAATCGTCTTCGGACGTTTATCCGTATGATATCTCGCAACTGGCGCAGCTTTGA
- the LOC104757301 gene encoding MACPF domain-containing protein CAD1 — protein sequence MENRKGGNFSVISSEALTTTLRNAIQALGRGFDVTSDVRLLYCKGAPGSRLVRIEEGQNRDLELSDGYLLPNVPSDIECSRGRNSIQRIPVCSFHQMAEYFNERAGVKGNIPLGCFNAMFNYTGSWQVDAASTKSLALVGYFIPLYEVKLAKLTLVLRNEIRRAVPSSWDPASLASFIENYGTHIVTSVTIGGRDVVYIRQHQSSPLPVSEIENYVNDMMEHRFHEAESQSITGPLKYKDKDITVIFRRRGGDDLEQSHARWSETVPAAPDIINMTFTPIVSLLEGVPGLRHLTRAIELYLEYKPPIEDLQYFLDFQIARAWAPEQSNLQRKEPVCPSLHFSLMGPKLFISADQVTVGRKPVTGLRLCLEGSKQNRLSIHLQHLVSLPKILQPHWDSHVPIGAPKWQGPEEQDSRWFEPIKWKNFSHVSTSPIEHTETHIGDLSGVHIVTGAQLGVWEFGSKNVLHLKLLFSKVPGCTIRRSVWDHTPVASSGRLEPGGPSTSSSTEEKREDVSGQSGKLAKIVDSSEMLKGPQDLPGHWLVTGAKLGVEKGKIVLRVKYSLLNY from the exons ATGGAGAATCGTAAAGGAGGAAACTTTAGCGTGATTAGCTCGGAAGCTTTGACCACGACGCTCCGTAATGCGATCCAAGCTCTGGGTCGTGGTTTCGATGTAACATCTGATGTTCGGCTTCTCTACTGCAAAGGAGCTCCTGGGTCAAGACTTGTTCGTATCGAAGAAGGTCAAAACAGAGATCTTGAGTTGTCTGATGGATACCTTCTTCCTAATGTCCCTTCTGATATTGAGTGTTCACGAGGCAGAAATAGTATTCAGAGAATCCCTGTTTGCAGCTTCCATCAG atggCAGAATATTTCAATGAGAGAGCAGGTGTAAAAGGGAACATACCACTAGGATGCTTTAACGCGATGTTCAATTACACGGGTTCTTGGCAAGTCGATGCAGCATCCACAAAATCTCTTGCACTGGTTGGATATTTTATACCTCTTTATGAAGTCAAATTGGCAAAGCTTACATTGGTTTTACGCAACGAGATTAGGCGCGCTGTTCCTTCCTCATGGGATCCCGCTTCTTTAGCTAG CTTTATTGAAAATTACGGCACACATATTGTAACTTCCGTGACCATTGGTGGAAGAGACGTAGTTTACATTAGACAACATCAGTCTTCTCCTTTACCGGTATCTGAAATCGAAAACTACGTAAATGACATGATGGAGCACAGGTTTCATGAAGCAGAGAGTCAATCTATCACTGGCCCCTTAAAATACAAAGACAAG GATATCACAGTAATATTTAGGCGAAGAGGAGGCGACGATCTTGAGCAAAGCCATGCTCGATGGTCTGAGACAGTACCAGCAGCTCCAGACATTATCAACATGACTTTTACTCCTATTGTTTCTTTGCTCGAAGGTGTGCCTGGTCTACGGCATTTGACTCGTGCTATCGAACTTTACTTGGAAT ATAAGCCTCCTATTGAAGATTTACAATACTTCTTGGATTTCCAAATAGCTCGAGCTTGGGCTCCTGAACAGAGTAACCTCCAACGTAAAGAACCTGTGTGTCCTTCTCTTCATTTTAGCTTAATGGGTCCCAAACTATTCATCAGCGCTGATCAG GTAACGGTTGGGCGTAAACCGGTGACAGGTCTCAGGCTTTGCTTAGAAGGAAGCAAGCAAAACCGTCTTTCTATTCATTTACAGCACTTAGTCTCTCTCCCCAAAATCCTTCAGCCACATTGGGACTCTCACGTGCCAATAGGTGCACCGAAATGGCAAGGACCAGAGGAGCAAGATAGCCGCTGGTTCGAACCAATTAAATGGAAGAACTTCTCTCACGTAAGCACCTCGCCTATCGAACACACTGAGACACACATCGGCGATCTCTCGGGCGTTCACATTGTCACCGGAGCACAGCTCGGAGTTTGGGAATTCGGATCAAAAAACGTTTTGCATTTGAAGTTACTCTTCTCTAAAGTCCCCGGTTGTACAATAAGACGATCCGTTTGGGACCACACTCCTGTTGCTTCCTCAGGGAGACTTGAACCGGGAGGTCCATCGACATCGAGTTCGACcgaggaaaagagagaggacGTGTCAGGACAGTCAGGGAAACTGGCCAAGATCGTTGATTCATCAGAGATGTTGAAAGGACCACAAGATTTGCCTGGACATTGGCTAGTCACCGGAGCAAAGCTAGGCGTTGAAAAGGGTAAGATTGTATTGCGTGTGAAGTATTCGTTGCTAAATTATTGA